The Streptomyces sp. NBC_00236 DNA window CAGGCCCGCGACGATCAGGCCCTTGCCCTGTTCCGCGCTGAACGTGTCGCGCAGGGCCGTCGCGCCGATCCGCTGTTTCGCCGCGCCCCACACCGCGATGCCGAGACAGAGCAGGATCGCGATAGCCATCACGACCTCGATCATCACGCGAGCCTCGTTGCCCAAGGTGCCGAACGGCCCCCAGTTCGGGGCGATTCCGCCGATGATGGTGGTGATGTCGCCCTTTTCAGCTGCCAGGATCATGTAAGTCACCGCCCCTGTTGGGTAGTTCGGTACCCGTGCCGCATGGCACGGGTCACCCTCTATCTTCGCTGATGAAACTGCTCTCGTACGACGACTTGGCGGCTCTCTTTACCCGGATCTCGTACATATGACCGGTCTGGCCGCCCTGACCTGCGGATCGAATCGGTGTGTGAGCGATTTGTGTCTGGTTACTCTGTGTATCACGGAGGGTGACGCCGGGCAATGATTGCCATCGCGCCACCCTGGCCGAGACCTGCGAGGAGAGCCGAACCGCACCCATCAGGGGATGTGCGGGGAGGTCGGGGCGGCCGTCCGCGTCAGGAGCGGGTGGCGGGGGACCGGTGGGCGGGGCGGGGTCCGCCAGGCCGGCGGCGGCCGGAAATCGCACCATGACCCGTCGAAGGGAAAGGTTCCGGCCTCCGCGAGCCGTGCCACGCGGTTCCCCTCGGTCCTGATGGCCATGGCCTCCTCCGCGTTCCAGTACGCGGGATGACCGGTCTTCTCGGCGAAGGAGTCCTCGTCCTTCCACTGCCAGGTCCGGTCCGGGGCCACGTTGATGTCGAGTTCGTGGTCGGCGATGTCGATGTCCGCGCCGTGGTGGACGCGGCGCTCCAGATTGACGTACCAGCCGCGGAACTTCTGTCTGCGGCCGAACAGCCACAGGACGGAGTGCGCGGCACCCGCCGGCTGGTAGAAGAGTGCGCTGCCCATCGGCCACCGGCCGGCGACCACGGGGTAGCCCTCGGCGGGGCGTTCGTGCGGGGCGATGTCCCGCAGGTGGGTGGCGTCGCGCGGCAGGGCCGTGCACCACATCGGGGTGCCCGTCTCCATCCACACGAGCTGGCCTTCGGGTGTGCGTTCGACGAGGCGCACGGGTACGGAGGCGCTCAGGTGGCCGCCTATGAAGAAGTTCCAGTGCAGGATCTGCCCCGGTTCGTCGCTGAG harbors:
- a CDS encoding DUF402 domain-containing protein, whose translation is MKTGKRDAVGNGTGTGTRTGTGTDNTGAHARNPVSSGLSDEPGQILHWNFFIGGHLSASVPVRLVERTPEGQLVWMETGTPMWCTALPRDATHLRDIAPHERPAEGYPVVAGRWPMGSALFYQPAGAAHSVLWLFGRRQKFRGWYVNLERRVHHGADIDIADHELDINVAPDRTWQWKDEDSFAEKTGHPAYWNAEEAMAIRTEGNRVARLAEAGTFPFDGSWCDFRPPPAWRTPPRPPVPRHPLLTRTAAPTSPHIP